In Phyllobacterium zundukense, one DNA window encodes the following:
- a CDS encoding PAS domain-containing sensor histidine kinase, protein MANADAYRAPTGKTYAKNRGTARGRTRLSGHVKLLADPAYGKLLAAEPYLRRAIPPLIIMFLLVLAVVRSMSLLTWRDDTESTARATLSMAASHVASVIDNRMNGGQKLDGGDLQNIISEIRSNELIPDGMWFAIANQDANIIASSDGNDHWRDRNLETFVTEGQPLFLFGERAGAMPVKVEGTPALAAFSRTGNNAYSVFVMHPVEAIFADWRRVVSVNVTMFAGTATIMLIVLYAYFSQAARAQDADALYQHTQARVDTALARGRCGLWDWDMARGRVYWSRSMYEMLGYEAYDAILSLGDISSVIHPDDDKLYSVAAQVAAGEISQMDRVFRMRHAEGHWVWMRVRAQVADASVGDLHLVGVAVDVSEQHRFAQATAQADQRIREAIESISETFVLWDADNRLVMSNGKFNEYSGLANECLLPGINREELEPRIRAVAFEKRMANENGRNGAVTFERQLADGRWLQVNERRTQDGGLVSVGTDITQLKVHEERLVDSERRLMATIHDLSLARKSEVERTLELTELNSKYAVEKERAEAANRAKSEFLANMSHELRTPLNAIIGFSEIMHSGTFGTLGSDRYVEYVHDIHTSGNYLLNVINDILDMSKIEAGHFSLDREEIDLCPLIHETVRVVSLQAQEKAVKVETRIAESVTLNADRRAIKQILINLLSNAVKFTDTGGRISVRARKVSGALVFTIEDTGCGIPKSALKKIGQPFEQVANQFTKSHAGSGLGLAISRSLTELHGGALKIRSHEGVGTIVSVRIPTRATENV, encoded by the coding sequence ATGGCAAATGCGGACGCGTATCGCGCGCCGACTGGGAAGACGTATGCCAAGAATCGGGGCACTGCGCGGGGGCGCACCCGGCTTTCCGGCCACGTCAAACTTCTTGCCGACCCTGCCTATGGCAAGCTGCTTGCCGCGGAGCCCTATCTGCGCCGGGCAATCCCGCCGCTCATCATCATGTTCCTGCTCGTCCTTGCCGTCGTCCGCTCCATGTCATTGCTCACCTGGCGCGACGATACGGAAAGCACCGCCCGCGCAACGCTGTCGATGGCGGCCAGCCATGTGGCGAGTGTCATCGACAACCGCATGAATGGCGGCCAGAAACTCGACGGCGGCGATCTGCAGAATATCATCAGCGAAATACGCTCGAACGAGCTGATCCCCGACGGGATGTGGTTTGCCATCGCCAATCAGGACGCAAACATCATTGCCTCGTCGGACGGCAATGATCACTGGCGCGACAGAAACCTCGAAACCTTCGTAACCGAGGGCCAGCCGCTGTTTCTCTTTGGTGAGCGGGCCGGCGCAATGCCGGTGAAGGTGGAGGGCACGCCTGCCCTCGCCGCCTTCAGCCGTACCGGCAACAATGCCTACTCGGTCTTCGTCATGCATCCGGTCGAAGCGATTTTCGCCGATTGGCGCAGGGTCGTCTCCGTCAACGTCACGATGTTTGCCGGAACGGCCACGATCATGCTGATCGTGCTCTATGCCTATTTCAGCCAGGCGGCACGGGCGCAGGATGCGGACGCGCTTTACCAGCATACTCAGGCGCGGGTCGATACGGCCCTGGCTCGTGGCCGTTGTGGCCTCTGGGATTGGGACATGGCGCGCGGACGGGTCTACTGGTCGCGCTCCATGTATGAAATGCTCGGCTATGAGGCCTATGACGCGATTCTTTCGCTTGGCGATATCTCCTCCGTTATCCACCCCGATGACGACAAGCTCTACAGCGTGGCTGCCCAGGTCGCCGCCGGCGAAATCAGTCAGATGGACCGCGTTTTCCGCATGCGTCATGCGGAAGGCCATTGGGTGTGGATGCGGGTGCGTGCACAGGTAGCGGACGCAAGTGTCGGCGATTTGCACCTCGTCGGCGTCGCCGTCGATGTCAGCGAACAGCACCGTTTTGCCCAGGCGACCGCGCAGGCCGACCAGCGCATCCGCGAGGCCATCGAGAGCATTTCCGAAACCTTCGTCCTGTGGGATGCCGATAACCGTCTCGTCATGTCGAACGGCAAGTTCAATGAATATTCGGGGCTGGCGAATGAGTGCCTGCTGCCCGGCATCAACCGCGAAGAACTCGAACCACGTATCCGCGCCGTCGCATTCGAAAAGCGCATGGCCAATGAGAATGGCCGCAATGGCGCTGTTACCTTCGAACGGCAGTTGGCTGATGGCCGCTGGCTGCAGGTCAACGAGCGGCGCACGCAAGATGGCGGGCTCGTTTCCGTCGGTACCGACATTACCCAGTTGAAAGTGCACGAGGAACGGCTGGTCGACAGCGAGCGCCGCCTGATGGCGACAATTCATGATTTGAGCCTCGCCCGCAAATCCGAGGTCGAGCGTACGCTTGAGCTTACGGAGCTCAACAGCAAATATGCCGTCGAGAAGGAACGCGCGGAAGCAGCCAACCGGGCAAAATCCGAATTCCTCGCCAACATGTCACATGAGCTGCGCACACCGCTCAACGCCATTATCGGCTTTTCGGAGATTATGCATTCCGGCACCTTCGGCACCCTCGGCTCCGACCGCTACGTGGAATATGTCCACGACATCCATACCAGCGGCAACTATCTCCTCAACGTCATCAACGACATCCTCGACATGTCGAAGATCGAAGCCGGACATTTTTCGCTGGACCGCGAAGAAATCGACCTTTGCCCGTTGATCCACGAGACAGTGCGTGTCGTCTCGCTGCAAGCGCAGGAAAAGGCTGTGAAGGTCGAAACAAGGATCGCGGAGAGCGTTACGCTCAATGCCGACCGGCGCGCGATCAAGCAGATCCTGATCAACCTCCTGTCGAATGCAGTGAAATTCACCGACACGGGCGGACGGATTTCTGTCCGGGCTCGCAAGGTGTCTGGCGCGCTTGTCTTCACCATCGAAGACACGGGCTGCGGCATTCCGAAATCGGCACTGAAGAAGATCGGCCAGCCTTTCGAGCAGGTGGCCAACCAGTTCACCAAATCCCATGCGGGATCCGGCCTTGGCCTCGCCATCTCACGCTCGCTGACCGAGCTGCATGGCGGAGCGCTCAAGATACGCTCGCATGAAGGTGTCGGCACCATCGTTTCCGTGCGCATACCGACGCGGGCAACAGAGAACGTCTAA
- a CDS encoding bifunctional [glutamine synthetase] adenylyltransferase/[glutamine synthetase]-adenylyl-L-tyrosine phosphorylase, translated as MNGKATAASAGDKPFFARTLRDLAPLDKKNAEALLRELLKKAAEKECSGISALKDKPAAAFLSAVLDLSPYLRTVLLRRPMIVEPLLEMPLPKRLEALMLEIAESTEGDSVTEAGLMTALRQLKLEGHALIALGDLSGLFVTKDTTFWLSRLAEECVGAAVRFLLRDAHEAGKLKLPDPKHPARDSGWIILAMGKFGAFELNYSSDIDLIVFIDEHSPAITDPYECVETFSRLTRRLVRILQDRTADGYVFRTDLRLRPDPGSTPLAIPVGAALNYYEGRGQNWERAAMIKARPVAGDIDAGKRVIAELAPYVWRKYLDYAAIADVHSIKRQIHAHKGHGEIAVRGHNVKLGRGGIREIEFFVQTQQLIAGGRFPQLRGSRTVDMLAALHGLGWISEEARDTLAQQYGFLRDVEHRIQMIADEQTHMLPEDDENFLRVAYMMGYNDGEVFATDFRNALKTVENHYAALFEQAQDLTGEAGNLVFTGDVDDPDTLKTLQNFGFERPSDICRVIRTWHFGRYRATQSAEARERLTELTPVLLKAFGATARADEALMRFDGMIKGLPAGIQLFSLLQSNPRLLDLLVLIMGAAPRLADIITRKPHIFDGMLDPAIFADVPTRAYLAERLEGFLGPSKVYEDILDRLRIFAAEHRFLIGIRLLTGAIDGMRAGKAFADLADLVIDRALQAVIDEFAAKHGKVKGGRIAILGMGKLGSRELTAGSDIDLILLYDHDEREEESDGDKPLPPSQYYMRLTQRLIAALSAPTAEGVLYDVDFRLRPSGNKGPVATHIDAFRKYQRTEAWTWEHMALTRARPVAGDATFFAEIEADVSEILGMPRDTAKIAKDVAEMRAMIESEKPPSDAWDLKLVAGGIIDLEFIAQFAVLTGNVDGPIIAQSTAEVLTKLKPDFIDAATTDSLVEAAHLYTSITQIIRLCLNGDVKREDFPPGLDELLCRACDLPDLERVEAQLGETAKSVRNTFDDLLRDARKQGKSPK; from the coding sequence ATGAATGGCAAAGCCACGGCGGCAAGCGCAGGCGACAAACCCTTCTTTGCGCGAACTTTGCGTGATCTGGCGCCTCTGGACAAGAAAAATGCCGAGGCCCTGCTGCGTGAACTTCTCAAGAAAGCTGCGGAGAAGGAATGTTCCGGCATCAGCGCGCTGAAAGACAAGCCTGCCGCTGCCTTCCTTTCGGCTGTGCTCGATCTCTCGCCCTATTTGCGCACCGTTCTGCTGCGCCGCCCCATGATTGTCGAGCCGCTGCTCGAAATGCCACTGCCAAAGCGTCTCGAAGCGCTGATGCTGGAGATCGCGGAGAGTACCGAAGGCGACAGCGTCACCGAAGCTGGCTTGATGACCGCGCTTCGGCAATTGAAGCTGGAAGGGCACGCCCTCATAGCACTGGGCGACCTTTCCGGCCTTTTTGTGACCAAGGACACCACATTCTGGCTGTCGCGGCTCGCCGAAGAATGTGTTGGCGCAGCTGTACGGTTCCTGCTGCGGGATGCGCATGAGGCTGGCAAGCTCAAGCTTCCAGATCCAAAGCATCCAGCGAGGGACTCCGGCTGGATCATTCTCGCCATGGGAAAATTCGGCGCCTTCGAGCTGAATTATTCTTCCGATATCGATCTGATCGTCTTCATTGACGAGCACAGCCCCGCGATCACCGATCCCTATGAATGCGTCGAGACCTTTTCACGGCTGACACGCCGTCTTGTGCGTATCCTGCAGGACCGTACAGCCGATGGCTATGTCTTCCGCACGGACCTGCGGTTGCGGCCCGATCCGGGCTCGACGCCGCTGGCCATCCCGGTTGGAGCCGCTCTCAACTACTATGAAGGGCGCGGGCAGAATTGGGAACGCGCCGCCATGATCAAGGCGCGGCCCGTGGCTGGCGATATCGACGCCGGAAAGCGCGTTATCGCCGAGCTCGCACCCTATGTCTGGCGCAAATATCTCGACTATGCTGCGATTGCCGATGTTCACTCGATCAAGCGGCAGATCCATGCGCATAAGGGGCACGGCGAGATTGCCGTGCGTGGCCACAATGTGAAGCTTGGCCGTGGCGGCATTCGCGAGATCGAATTCTTCGTGCAGACCCAGCAATTGATCGCCGGCGGGCGTTTCCCGCAACTGCGCGGCTCCAGGACCGTCGACATGCTGGCGGCACTTCATGGTCTTGGCTGGATCAGTGAGGAAGCGCGCGACACGCTTGCGCAACAATATGGCTTCCTGCGTGATGTCGAACACCGCATCCAGATGATTGCCGATGAGCAGACGCATATGCTGCCGGAAGACGACGAGAACTTCCTGCGTGTGGCATATATGATGGGCTACAATGATGGCGAGGTCTTTGCCACGGATTTCCGCAACGCGCTGAAGACTGTCGAGAACCATTACGCTGCCTTGTTCGAACAGGCGCAGGACCTGACGGGCGAGGCGGGCAATCTGGTGTTCACTGGCGACGTCGATGATCCGGATACGCTCAAGACGCTGCAGAATTTCGGTTTCGAGCGCCCCAGCGATATTTGCCGGGTGATCCGCACCTGGCATTTCGGCCGCTATCGCGCGACGCAATCGGCCGAAGCACGCGAACGTCTGACCGAGCTGACACCGGTCCTGCTGAAGGCATTCGGCGCGACCGCACGCGCGGATGAAGCGCTGATGCGTTTCGACGGCATGATCAAGGGGCTCCCGGCCGGCATTCAGCTGTTCAGCTTGCTCCAGTCCAATCCCCGCCTTCTCGACCTTCTGGTGCTGATCATGGGCGCCGCGCCGCGGCTTGCCGACATCATCACCCGCAAACCGCATATTTTCGACGGCATGCTCGATCCTGCGATCTTTGCCGATGTGCCAACGCGCGCCTATCTCGCCGAGCGGCTGGAAGGCTTTCTTGGTCCCTCGAAAGTTTATGAGGACATCCTCGACCGGCTGCGTATCTTTGCCGCTGAGCACCGCTTCCTCATCGGTATCCGCCTGTTGACCGGCGCAATCGATGGGATGCGGGCGGGCAAGGCTTTCGCCGATCTGGCCGATCTTGTCATCGATCGTGCGCTGCAGGCGGTCATTGACGAGTTCGCTGCCAAACACGGAAAGGTCAAGGGCGGGCGCATTGCCATCCTCGGCATGGGCAAGCTCGGCAGCCGCGAACTCACCGCCGGCTCCGATATCGATCTCATTCTGCTCTACGACCATGACGAACGAGAAGAAGAGTCGGACGGCGACAAGCCACTGCCGCCATCGCAATATTACATGCGGCTCACGCAGCGGCTGATCGCGGCGCTGTCAGCCCCAACCGCTGAAGGCGTTCTCTACGATGTGGATTTCCGCCTGCGCCCCTCCGGCAACAAGGGGCCAGTGGCTACGCATATCGATGCGTTTCGCAAATATCAGCGCACGGAAGCCTGGACCTGGGAGCATATGGCATTGACCCGCGCCCGGCCCGTTGCCGGTGACGCGACCTTCTTTGCCGAGATCGAAGCGGACGTCAGCGAAATCCTGGGGATGCCACGCGATACGGCAAAGATAGCCAAGGATGTCGCCGAAATGCGGGCGATGATCGAAAGCGAAAAGCCGCCAAGCGATGCATGGGACCTCAAGCTGGTTGCGGGCGGCATCATCGATCTGGAATTCATCGCGCAGTTCGCCGTGCTGACCGGGAATGTTGACGGACCGATCATCGCGCAATCGACTGCGGAAGTGCTGACAAAGCTGAAGCCGGATTTTATCGACGCAGCCACGACGGACAGTCTGGTCGAAGCTGCGCATCTCTATACGAGCATCACCCAGATTATTCGCCTCTGCCTGAACGGCGATGTGAAGCGCGAGGATTTTCCGCCCGGACTTGACGAATTGCTCTGCCGCGCCTGCGATCTGCCTGATCTCGAGCGCGTGGAGGCCCAACTCGGAGAGACTGCGAAGTCGGTGCGAAACACCTTTGACGATTTACTGCGCGACGCACGCAAGCAAGGGAAATCGCCGAAATAA
- a CDS encoding sensor histidine kinase — MSRFRAMMKMTAVRLSALYLLLFTVCALVLVFYMTSLSVRLLTTQTEAAVNEEIESIGQAYERGGIAGLVRSIDRRGRQPGAYLYLVADPAGRIVAGNVQSIEIGVLQSEGWIERPITYERYGEGTDPQVHTAIARVIVMPNGIRVMVGRDLGEPEQVRLVVRRALMAALGIMGVGAFLIWFFVGRRALQRIDEVSVASQRIMGGDLAGRLPVSGSGDEFDRLAENLNGMLARIQELNEGVRHVSDNIAHDLKTPLTRMHNRAESALSNAKTMKAWRAAMEGMIGDSDQLIRTFNAILMISRLESGYSSEGMEQMPLSTIAEDVFELYEPSAEEAGVKLTLGTIDATPVKANRELVGQTISNLVDNAIKYASASEKPVEVTLSVERADGKVKVIVADNGPGIPPDQVDRATERFVRLEESRSQPGSGLGLSLAKAVMKLHGGTLELMDNAPGLRAVLVFPVGEENA, encoded by the coding sequence ATGAGCCGCTTCCGTGCCATGATGAAAATGACAGCCGTCCGGCTGTCAGCGCTCTACCTGCTACTTTTCACGGTTTGCGCGCTCGTCCTGGTTTTCTATATGACCAGCCTTTCGGTGCGGCTTCTGACCACGCAGACCGAGGCTGCGGTCAATGAGGAAATCGAGAGCATCGGCCAGGCTTACGAGCGCGGCGGCATTGCCGGTCTCGTCCGCTCGATCGACCGGCGCGGACGCCAGCCGGGTGCCTATCTCTATCTCGTAGCCGACCCTGCCGGCCGCATTGTTGCCGGCAATGTGCAAAGCATCGAAATCGGCGTCTTGCAGAGTGAAGGCTGGATTGAACGGCCAATCACCTATGAACGCTACGGTGAGGGCACCGATCCGCAGGTGCATACAGCCATTGCGCGGGTGATTGTCATGCCCAATGGCATCCGCGTCATGGTTGGGCGTGACCTCGGCGAGCCGGAACAGGTTCGCCTTGTCGTGAGACGCGCCCTCATGGCGGCGCTCGGCATTATGGGCGTCGGTGCTTTTCTGATCTGGTTCTTTGTCGGGCGCCGCGCCTTGCAGCGCATCGATGAGGTCTCTGTCGCCTCGCAGCGCATCATGGGCGGCGATCTGGCCGGGCGACTTCCGGTCAGCGGGTCGGGCGATGAGTTCGACCGCCTGGCGGAAAACCTCAACGGCATGCTTGCGCGGATTCAGGAACTGAACGAGGGCGTAAGACACGTCTCCGACAATATTGCGCACGATCTGAAGACACCGCTGACCCGCATGCACAATCGCGCCGAGTCCGCGCTTTCCAACGCGAAGACAATGAAGGCCTGGCGTGCCGCCATGGAAGGCATGATCGGCGACTCCGACCAGCTCATCCGCACCTTCAATGCGATCCTGATGATCTCCCGGCTTGAATCCGGCTATTCGAGCGAGGGGATGGAGCAGATGCCGCTATCGACCATCGCAGAAGATGTGTTCGAGCTTTATGAACCTTCAGCCGAAGAGGCCGGGGTCAAGCTGACCTTGGGAACGATCGACGCAACGCCAGTCAAGGCGAATCGCGAGCTGGTAGGCCAGACCATCTCCAATCTCGTCGACAACGCCATCAAATATGCCAGCGCCAGCGAGAAACCCGTCGAGGTCACCCTCTCCGTCGAGAGAGCGGACGGCAAGGTCAAGGTCATCGTTGCAGACAATGGACCCGGCATACCGCCAGATCAGGTGGACCGGGCGACGGAGCGGTTCGTACGGCTGGAGGAGAGCCGTTCGCAGCCGGGATCCGGCTTGGGGCTTAGCCTTGCCAAGGCCGTGATGAAATTGCACGGTGGCACACTGGAGTTGATGGACAATGCGCCGGGCCTGCGGGCTGTGCTCGTTTTTCCGGTGGGGGAGGAAAATGCATGA
- a CDS encoding invasion associated locus B family protein, whose protein sequence is MIRQALKFPTAVACLLLSGWYPTAGQEIPGPLYSIKPSEVTVPEGAELGRYRRIIQPFENWVLICDENLKSMKKICNVTQSIVDQNGQFAFSWSLAATEGGKPLMILRTRPGLGVKKPVMLTFSSRREPVSVETYACDPGVCIALLPVGPILREQIAKGATVGISYEAAPAEPLAFDAPLKGVSAALAAIK, encoded by the coding sequence GTGATCAGGCAAGCCTTGAAGTTCCCCACGGCTGTCGCTTGCCTGCTCCTGTCCGGCTGGTACCCCACCGCCGGACAGGAGATACCCGGTCCTCTCTACAGCATCAAGCCATCCGAGGTCACGGTTCCTGAAGGTGCAGAGCTTGGCCGCTACCGCCGCATTATTCAGCCATTCGAGAATTGGGTTCTCATATGCGACGAGAACCTGAAATCGATGAAGAAGATCTGCAATGTCACGCAATCGATTGTCGATCAGAATGGCCAGTTTGCCTTCTCGTGGTCGCTCGCCGCCACCGAGGGCGGCAAGCCGCTGATGATCCTGCGGACACGACCGGGCCTTGGTGTGAAAAAGCCGGTGATGCTGACTTTTTCCAGCCGGAGGGAACCCGTCTCCGTCGAGACCTATGCCTGTGATCCGGGCGTGTGCATTGCGCTGCTTCCCGTTGGACCAATCCTGCGCGAACAGATTGCCAAGGGAGCTACGGTCGGCATCTCATATGAAGCCGCACCAGCCGAACCCCTTGCCTTCGACGCACCATTGAAGGGGGTGTCGGCAGCGCTCGCGGCGATAAAGTAA
- a CDS encoding Do family serine endopeptidase — protein sequence MSNKVKSSTYCAGIAAALLSSALVGGLLATGPLSAIAPAQAEAVRVDSVQQPGFADVVEKVSPAVVSVRVKSAINQTADDGSGFPGMDQLPDDHPLKRFFHEFGGPDQRPDQRGMEPRKSPRDQHRPDRVRPTAQGSGFFISEDGYLVTNNHVVEDGSAYTVVLNDGTELDAKLIGKDKRTDLAVLKVDDKRKFTYVSFGDDNQIRVGQWVVAVGNPFGLGGTVTAGIVSARGRDIGAGPYDDFLQIDAAVNRGNSGGPAFNLNGEVVGINTAIFSPSGGSVGIAFAIPATTAKNVVDQLMKTGSVSRGWIGVQIQPVSKEIAESLGLSEEKGALVAEPQADGPAAKAGVVAGDVITAVNGETVIDPRDLAKKIAAISAGKDAELTVWHKGEAKSLNVAIKPYPQDDQQAANAPQQDDPSKASPLDDYGLTVMPSDDGKGVVVTDVDRQGDAADKGITTGDIIVSVNNKPVKSGGDIDAAIAEATKTGRKAVLLQVQTNDQSRFVALPINQG from the coding sequence ATGTCGAACAAAGTTAAGTCCTCCACCTACTGCGCGGGCATCGCCGCCGCCCTGCTGTCCTCGGCGCTTGTCGGGGGCTTGCTGGCGACCGGCCCACTCAGCGCCATCGCCCCGGCGCAAGCTGAGGCTGTGCGCGTCGATTCTGTTCAGCAGCCCGGCTTTGCCGATGTCGTCGAAAAGGTCAGTCCCGCCGTTGTCAGTGTTCGCGTCAAGAGCGCTATCAACCAGACTGCCGATGACGGCTCGGGTTTCCCCGGCATGGACCAATTGCCAGACGATCATCCGCTCAAGCGCTTCTTCCACGAATTCGGCGGCCCCGACCAGCGTCCTGATCAGCGCGGCATGGAGCCACGCAAATCGCCTCGCGACCAGCACCGGCCAGACCGCGTTCGCCCCACCGCCCAGGGTTCCGGCTTCTTCATTTCCGAAGACGGCTATCTGGTGACCAACAACCACGTCGTCGAGGACGGCAGCGCCTATACGGTTGTGCTGAATGACGGCACGGAACTCGATGCCAAACTGATCGGCAAGGACAAGCGTACCGACCTCGCCGTGCTCAAGGTCGATGACAAGCGCAAGTTCACCTATGTTTCGTTCGGCGATGACAACCAGATCCGCGTCGGACAGTGGGTCGTTGCCGTCGGCAATCCGTTCGGTCTTGGCGGCACAGTGACAGCCGGTATCGTCTCCGCCCGCGGCCGCGACATTGGCGCCGGCCCGTATGATGACTTCCTTCAGATCGACGCAGCTGTCAATCGCGGCAATTCCGGTGGTCCAGCCTTCAATCTGAATGGTGAGGTTGTCGGCATCAATACCGCGATCTTCTCGCCATCGGGTGGCAGCGTCGGTATCGCCTTTGCCATCCCTGCCACGACTGCCAAGAATGTTGTCGACCAGTTGATGAAGACAGGCTCGGTTTCCCGCGGCTGGATCGGTGTGCAGATTCAGCCTGTGAGCAAGGAAATCGCTGAATCGCTCGGTCTCTCCGAGGAAAAAGGCGCCCTTGTTGCCGAGCCGCAGGCCGATGGTCCCGCAGCCAAGGCTGGTGTCGTCGCCGGTGATGTGATCACGGCCGTCAATGGCGAGACAGTGATCGATCCACGCGATCTCGCCAAAAAGATTGCGGCGATCAGTGCGGGCAAGGATGCAGAGCTGACTGTGTGGCACAAGGGTGAGGCGAAATCGCTCAATGTCGCGATCAAGCCGTATCCCCAAGACGACCAGCAGGCCGCGAACGCACCGCAACAGGATGATCCTTCAAAGGCTTCCCCACTCGATGACTATGGTTTGACGGTCATGCCGTCCGACGATGGCAAGGGCGTCGTGGTGACGGATGTCGATCGTCAGGGCGATGCCGCTGACAAGGGCATCACGACGGGTGACATCATCGTCTCGGTCAACAACAAGCCCGTGAAGAGCGGTGGCGATATCGATGCGGCGATTGCGGAAGCAACAAAGACCGGCCGTAAGGCGGTGCTGCTGCAGGTTCAGACAAACGACCAGTCACGGTTCGTCGCACTGCCCATCAACCAGGGCTAA
- a CDS encoding response regulator transcription factor, which produces MKILVIEDDREAARYLEKAFAEAGHSADVAGDGETGYALAEQGTYDALIVDRMLPRRDGLSVVAALRAQGNDTPALILSALGQVDDRVTGLRAGGDDYLTKPYAFSELLARIEVLQRRSSPKEAETVYRVGDLELDRLSHTAKRAGQVIILQPREFRLLEYLMRHSGQVVTRTMLLEHVWDYHFDPQTNVIDVHVSRLRGKIEKGFDTPLLHTVRGAGYMLKAAAAGTDA; this is translated from the coding sequence ATGAAGATTCTCGTTATTGAAGACGACCGCGAAGCGGCCCGCTATCTGGAGAAGGCCTTTGCTGAGGCAGGCCATTCGGCCGATGTCGCCGGCGATGGCGAAACCGGCTATGCGCTGGCGGAGCAGGGAACTTACGACGCTCTCATCGTCGATCGCATGCTGCCGCGCCGGGACGGGCTTTCGGTGGTGGCTGCGCTTCGCGCGCAAGGCAATGATACACCCGCTTTGATCCTATCCGCTTTGGGCCAGGTCGATGATCGTGTCACGGGCCTGCGTGCCGGCGGCGACGATTATCTGACCAAGCCCTATGCCTTTTCCGAACTGCTCGCGCGGATCGAGGTCCTGCAAAGGCGCTCAAGCCCGAAAGAGGCCGAGACGGTCTACCGCGTTGGCGATCTCGAACTGGACCGCCTGTCGCATACGGCCAAACGAGCCGGGCAGGTCATCATTCTGCAGCCGCGTGAATTTCGCCTGCTCGAATATCTGATGCGCCATTCGGGGCAGGTCGTCACCCGCACAATGCTGCTCGAACACGTCTGGGACTATCATTTCGATCCCCAGACCAACGTCATCGATGTGCATGTCTCGCGCCTGCGCGGCAAGATCGAGAAGGGTTTTGATACGCCTTTGCTGCACACGGTGCGCGGAGCCGGCTATATGCTCAAAGCGGCGGCTGCCGGTACCGATGCATGA